DNA sequence from the Teretinema zuelzerae genome:
GCATCAATGACTGAAAAGACGAACGACGACTGCCCGGGCGACCGCTTCTACACCGAACGGCGCCTCTGGATTAAAAAGATGCAAAGCGGCGCGGCCGCGGCATACGAAGCGGGACTCGCTCCGCAGGCCTTCGCGGCATTCGGAGCGCCCCTCTATCTTGAAACTCCCGGCGCGGGAAAAACGGTTCCCGAAAACCGAACGCTCATCCTCTTCGAGTCCGCCAAAACCGTCGCGGAAATCCCAGCCCCCTTCGAGCTCACAATAACCGACATACACGAAGCCCTCGTCGACGAACCCAAAAACGCCGCCGGGGATCCCTGGAACTCCTGGCTCTTCCGCTTCACCGCAGACGAGAATGCCGTGGAAAACGCCCGTAAAAACGGCGCCCTTCTCGACGCGGAAACCTTCGCCCGCGCCATAAGGAATCGCGCATGACCGGCTTCTTCGAATGCCGCGGCATCGATCTGCCGTGGAACAACTTCGCGCGAGAAAGCCTCTACATGGACCGGGTCCGCCTGGGCGAAACCATCCTCTCGGTGTGGAGAAATCCTCCCGCCGTCGTCGTCGGCAGAAACCAGGAAGCCCGAACGGAATGCCGGATCGCCGAACTCGAAGCCGCAGGCGGAATTCTCGCGCGCAGGATGAGCGGCGGCGGCGCGGTCTACCACGACGAAGGCACCCTCAATTTTTCATTCGTCACCCGCGGTTCGGGAGAGGACTCAAAAACGCACATCGACATAGTTCGGGAAAGTTTGAAATCGGTCGGGATCGAATGCCGAACCGCTGGACGGAACGATTTAGTCGCCGCCGCTGGCGCGGAAGAACGTAAAATAGCCGGCACCGCTTACCATTCCCGGAACGGCTCGTTCCTGTTCCACGGTTGCGTTCTGGTCTCCACCGACATGGAAAAGCTCGAACGATACCTCAGCCCCTCGGAGGCGAAGCTCCGGAAAAACGCGATCGCCTCCGTCCGCAGCCGCGTCGCGAATCTGACTGACCTTAATCCGGAGATCGGAGTCGACGCGCTCTCCCGCGCGCTCGAAGCGGCCTTCGCCTCTTTCTGCGCAAGGTCCGGCGGAACAGTCTCCCCGATCGACCCGCTCGGCGAGAAACTCGTACGTGCGGAAGCCGAGCGTTTTTCCGATCCCGAGTGGCGATACGGAAGCGGAATTCTCAGCATAGAAGAGAAAGACGGCCGCATCGTCCGCTCGCGGCTCTACACGGACGCCCTATGAAAAACCTGGTTGCGGATCTGGCGATCATCGGCTCGGGGCCCGCGGGCTTCGAAGCGGCTCTGAGCGCGGCGGCGGAAGGCCTCTCTGTAGCGGTGATCGAAAAAGGCCGCTGGGGCGGCGTCTGCCTCAACTGGGGCTGCGTCCCCTTCAAGGCCTTTCTGGACATCGCCCATCGTACGGCCGAATCCCCCGCTCGCCGGGCCATGCCGCCCGGCGAAGAAGTCCCCGCGCAACTTCCAGCGCAGCCGGAAATGCCGGCGCAAACAGCTCAACCAGTGCAAACAGCTCAACCAGTGCAAACAGCTCAACCGGCGCAAACAGCTCAACCGGCGCAAACAGCGCAAACAGCTCAACCGGCGCGTTCAGGCGGCGAAAACATCGCCGAGGAAATCAGGAGGCGGTGCGCCGAACTCGTAGCCGCGGGCCGGGCCGACATTCTCGCCGCCTTCGAAAGAAGCGGCATACTCGCGATCCAGGGACGTGCCTCGATCGCCGGAGCGGGTCTATTGGAAATCGACTATGCGGACGGCAGCCGCGCCGAATTGAAGGCGAAGGCCGTCCTCATCGCCGCGGGGAGGGGAATTCCGGAAGCGTCGCCCGGACTTCTCAGAGCGGAACAGTTTCCGCTCTCCCTCGCCGCTATCCCGGAATCCGCGACCATCCTGGGAGGAGGAGCGACCGGCCTTGAATGCGCGGACGCGCTCGCCTCGCTGGGCGCGCGAGTCGTCGTCATGGAAAAAGAAGAACGCATTTTGCCGGGCGCCGATGCCTTTCTGTCGCGACGGCTTAAAAAAAGCCTCGAGAAAAAGGGCATCGTCTTTCTCGCCGGACGCGCTGCGCCGCTCGAGCCTCTTCCCCAAACCGACATCACGCTCGACGCCCGCGGCTCGGCGCCAAACTACCGAAGCCTTTTCGCGGAAAGCTCATGGACGCGCGGAAACATCCCTCCCGGCGCAAGGGACGGCGAGGAATCCCTGTTCGACAGCGACGGACGCTTCGCGGTTGACGGTTCGGGCAGGACGGCGGTACGAGGCCTCTACGCCGCGGGCGATTGCACGGCCGGCCCCTGTCTCGCGACCCGCGCCTCGGCACAGGGCCGCGCCGTCGGTAAAACGATCGCGCGCGATCTGGCGGAAGGCCGGGCGAGCGGAACCGGGGCGCAGAAAAGCCGATTCCCCTTCTGCGTCTATACAAAGCCCCAGGCCGCGTGGACAGGAACGACCGAACAGGACGCAGAGGCAGCCGGTATTACTATAATAGAAGGAAGATCGTGGGCAGCGGGAAACGCCGTGGCGCGCATCGGAGGAAGCCAAGACGGATTCGTTCGTCTTTTTTTCAGGGCGGGCGAACATAATCAGGCGGGAAAACTCCTCGGCGCGCAGATTCTCTGCGACGGAGCCGCCGAACTCGTCGCCCTCGCCGAGGCGGCGATAACGTCGGAACTAGGAGCGGAAGAGCTTTCTCGGCTGAACGCGCCTCATCCGTCCTATGCGGAACTCATCCCCGCGGCCGCGCGGAACGCCCTCGAGGCCGCAAGGCGCCCGGTTCTATAAGCCGACTGTTTCTATAACGCGATCGATCCGGACAGGTACATGATCGCGCCCAGTGCGAGAAAGAGAACTCCCATGACTGCCTTCGACGCCGCGAGATTCCGGGAAAAAAACGAACGGATGGAATCCTGGCTGATTCCGCCAAGAACCATGACAAGGATGGCGGACAGCGGCAGGATGAAGGCGGCGTTGTAGAGAAGAAGCCAGAGAATCGGTGCAGAGCCGGTTCCGGATGCCTGGACCATGTACGCGAGGGCGGGAAAGTACACCTGGCCGGTGCAGGCCAGCTCCAGCACGGAAACGACCGCTCCCGTACAGAAAAACGAAATCGCCAGGACGGGAAGGCCTCCGGATGTGCGCGTTCCGCGAATGCGCTTGTGCGTCAGTTTTTTCAGAAAATCAGGCAGCTGCAACGCCATTCCTTCGGGGTTTCCCTTCCGCGCCCGAACGGCGTCCCGGAACGATAAAACGGCAAAAAGCAGGGCCAGAGCCGGAAAGAACCAGCGGAAGAACGCGCGCAGGCCGCGGCTGAAGGAAGCCGCGCGGAGAACGCCGGAAAGGCCGTAGCCCGTAGCCGTGTACGCGGCGAAAACTCCCGCGATAAAGGCGAGGCCCATGCCCAGGACGCGCGTACGCGATCCGCCTTTCAGGCTAATCCACGAAAGAAAAAAGAGCATGGTCGCGAAGGCGCACGGATTTATTCCGTCCACAAGCCCCGCCGCCGCGACCGGCCAAAAGGAAAGCACGAAGGGACTCCCCGCCTGAGCCCCGTCCGAGGTGCCGATGCCTGATTTTTCAGAGGCGGATCGATCGGTTTTGGACGAAGCGAGCTTGGCGCGCCACGAACCGTGTTCAGCGAAATGCAGCAGTTCGGGAATCAGGTTTTCTTCGATCGCAGCGTTGCCCTGATACACGTTGTTCCCCGCGATCAGCACCGGAAAAACGGAAAAAGACTCGCCTCTCAGGGAGAGCTCCCGTTCGCACCGGCTGAAGCCCTCTGCGGAAAGAATATCGAAATACGCCGCTTCGACCTTCAAGCCGCTTGCGCGCTCGGCGGCGGGCAAGTCCTTTTCAGCGAAGAGGTCGCAATGGGCGCAGCCGATTTCTCCGTAATACTCGATCCGGACCGGAGGCTCAGCGTCCAGTGCGAACGCGCCGGCAGGCAGAGAGAAG
Encoded proteins:
- a CDS encoding lipoate--protein ligase family protein, coding for MTGFFECRGIDLPWNNFARESLYMDRVRLGETILSVWRNPPAVVVGRNQEARTECRIAELEAAGGILARRMSGGGAVYHDEGTLNFSFVTRGSGEDSKTHIDIVRESLKSVGIECRTAGRNDLVAAAGAEERKIAGTAYHSRNGSFLFHGCVLVSTDMEKLERYLSPSEAKLRKNAIASVRSRVANLTDLNPEIGVDALSRALEAAFASFCARSGGTVSPIDPLGEKLVRAEAERFSDPEWRYGSGILSIEEKDGRIVRSRLYTDAL
- a CDS encoding FAD-dependent oxidoreductase; its protein translation is MKNLVADLAIIGSGPAGFEAALSAAAEGLSVAVIEKGRWGGVCLNWGCVPFKAFLDIAHRTAESPARRAMPPGEEVPAQLPAQPEMPAQTAQPVQTAQPVQTAQPAQTAQPAQTAQTAQPARSGGENIAEEIRRRCAELVAAGRADILAAFERSGILAIQGRASIAGAGLLEIDYADGSRAELKAKAVLIAAGRGIPEASPGLLRAEQFPLSLAAIPESATILGGGATGLECADALASLGARVVVMEKEERILPGADAFLSRRLKKSLEKKGIVFLAGRAAPLEPLPQTDITLDARGSAPNYRSLFAESSWTRGNIPPGARDGEESLFDSDGRFAVDGSGRTAVRGLYAAGDCTAGPCLATRASAQGRAVGKTIARDLAEGRASGTGAQKSRFPFCVYTKPQAAWTGTTEQDAEAAGITIIEGRSWAAGNAVARIGGSQDGFVRLFFRAGEHNQAGKLLGAQILCDGAAELVALAEAAITSELGAEELSRLNAPHPSYAELIPAAARNALEAARRPVL
- a CDS encoding glycine cleavage system protein H, which gives rise to MTEKTNDDCPGDRFYTERRLWIKKMQSGAAAAYEAGLAPQAFAAFGAPLYLETPGAGKTVPENRTLILFESAKTVAEIPAPFELTITDIHEALVDEPKNAAGDPWNSWLFRFTADENAVENARKNGALLDAETFARAIRNRA
- a CDS encoding cytochrome c biogenesis CcdA family protein; protein product: MRTFFRFARFIALIATFSLPAGAFALDAEPPVRIEYYGEIGCAHCDLFAEKDLPAAERASGLKVEAAYFDILSAEGFSRCERELSLRGESFSVFPVLIAGNNVYQGNAAIEENLIPELLHFAEHGSWRAKLASSKTDRSASEKSGIGTSDGAQAGSPFVLSFWPVAAAGLVDGINPCAFATMLFFLSWISLKGGSRTRVLGMGLAFIAGVFAAYTATGYGLSGVLRAASFSRGLRAFFRWFFPALALLFAVLSFRDAVRARKGNPEGMALQLPDFLKKLTHKRIRGTRTSGGLPVLAISFFCTGAVVSVLELACTGQVYFPALAYMVQASGTGSAPILWLLLYNAAFILPLSAILVMVLGGISQDSIRSFFSRNLAASKAVMGVLFLALGAIMYLSGSIAL